Proteins from a single region of Ananas comosus cultivar F153 linkage group 3, ASM154086v1, whole genome shotgun sequence:
- the LOC109706997 gene encoding uncharacterized abhydrolase domain-containing protein DDB_G0269086-like, producing the protein MDFHTLPRRDLQFLCKKNKIPANMTNVAMADALEALQTVEGIDEILNDASKLESPKKAEAGSPELPRTASRRASARRAPAAEEPKGTQGSPLPRSRRVTAKALEILQLVDGDGVEDEGKQEGKKEMPKTPAAALRSSRKPQGTAGRRAAKKGESGAEEIVGETPAAAAAPGARTTRRRTSKKEEEEGVHEAAVEVPLPTPATRGGRRTAARKAAAAEEDEKEEEAAAAAAASRTTARRTRQTARKAMESAAASTAGRRVTRAMAAAKMAELDQEEEEDNDRVTEGIDGPKNGSPQASDEKSDSLKNMEVSDSKGDLVEKMDGCEGVENECNEEVGEQKRDPFSGLEDSPIRGLVSEVDPLSLCDEIVEKSQESSITDLIPVDSHPMEERNGGDAPDGKEEGRSGEALSGALNDDLILLDSSKQLGGNNPDGEEEEEESRDGEVLNLPLQDSAESETINDSNPEINLLPANESPAEKKVLEDTEGLLEISSISGEVLPKTAAELSVAMDDTSSAADPTRSPAKEEGMSEELINSSVKSSPLVGDPTGEIINSVTASLTNISIDTGDLVENTSDSGLVFEAPEAHPLDSSDCSSVETTVGITLPVEEVVEEKSAGKVRVSLAIYEEKTNAAENKVADSLAMAAAESGEVEGQFNLLPKAVDLHSLSLGKLRTMYKEKLINVNNNTKVMEGKRLALAELNENLLS; encoded by the exons ATGGATTTCCACACCCTCCCTCGTAGAGATCTCCAGTTCCTCTGCAAGAAGAACAAGATCCCCGCCAACATGACCAACGTCGCCATGGCCGACGCCCTCGAAGCTCTCCAAACC GTTGAAGGGATAGACGAGATACTAAACGACGCATCGAAGTTGGAGTCGCCCAAGAAAGCGGAGGCCGGTTCGCCGGAGCTGCCGCGCACCGCCTCGCGAAGGGCCTCAGCCCGCAGAGCACCGGCTGCGGAGGAGCCGAAGGGGACGCAGGGGAGTCCCCTGCCACGGTCTCGCCGAGTGACTGCGAAAGCCTTGGAGATCCTGCAGCTGGTCGACGGCGATGGGGTGGAAGACGAGGGGAAGCAAGAAGGGAAGAAGGAGATGCCCAAAACGCCGGCTGCGGCTCTTCGTAGCAGCCGTAAGCCGCAAGGGACGGCCGGGAGAAGAGCCGCTAAGAAAGGCGAGAGCGGAGCTGAGGAGATAGTAGGTGAgactccggcggcggcggcggcgcccggtGCAAGAACTACGAGGAGAAGGACGagcaagaaagaagaagaagagggcgTCCACGAAGCTGCTGTCGAAGTCCCCCTCCCGACTCCGGCCACTCGCGGCGGGCGGAGGACGGCTGCTCGAAAGGCCGCCGCAGCGGAAGAAgatgagaaggaagaggaagcggcggcggcggcggcggcatcccGGACTACTGCACGGAGAACGAGGCAGACTGCGAGGAAGGCGATGGAGAGTGCTGCGGCATCTACTGCAGGAAGAAGGGTGACGAGAGCCATGGCCGCAGCCAAGATGGCGGAGTTGGatcaggaagaagaagaagataatgatCGGGTTACGGAAG GAATTGATGGTCCGAAGAATGGTTCTCCTCAGGCTTCTGATGAGAAATCTGATTCACTGAAGAACATGGAAGTCTCGGACTCGAAGGGGGATTTGGTAGAAAAGATGGACGGATGTGAAGGAGTTGAAAACGAATGCAACGAGGAAGTGGGTGAACAAAAGCGGGATCCCTTTTCTGGTTTGGAAGATTCGCCGATCAGAGGGCTCGTATCTGAGGTGGATCCTCTGAGTCTCTGTGATGAGATTGTCGAAAAGAGTCAGGAAAGTTCTATCACAGATCTAATACCAGTGGATTCTCATCCGATGGAGGAGAGGAATGGAGGAGATGCTCCGGACGGCAAAGAAGAAGGCAGAAGTGGCGAAGCTCTCAGCGGAGCTCTGAACGACGATCTGATTCTGTTGGATTCTTCTAAACAGCTGGGAGGAAATAATCcggatggagaagaagaagaagaagaaagcagAGATGGCGAAGTTCTTAACCTCCCTCTCCAAGATTCAGCTGAATCGGAGACGATCAATGATTCTAACCCTGAGATCAATCTATTACCTGCAAACGAAAGCCCTGCCGAGAAGAAGGTTCTGGAGGACACAGAAGGGCTTTTGGAGATCTCGTCTATCTCTGGAGAGGTCCTGCCAAAGACGGCAGCAGAGTTGAGCGTCGCAATGGATGATACCAGTTCTGCTGCAGATCCCACCAGATCTCCAGCCAAGGAGGAGGGCATGTCGGAGGAGCTCATCAACTCTTCAGTTAAATCCTCACCTCTGGTCGGAGATCCGACGGGAGAAATCATCAACTCCGTCACCGCATCCCTCACGAATATTTCCATAGATACTGGAGATCTGGTCGAGAACACATCTGATTCTGGCCTTGTTTTCGAAGCTCCAGAGGCTCATCCGCTGGATTCCAGTGATTGTAGTAGTGTTGAAACCACCGTTGGAATCACGTTGCCGGTGGAGGAAGTAGTGGAAGAAAAGAGCGCAGGGAAGGTGAGGGTGTCACTTGCAATTTATGAGGAGAAAACCAATGCAGCTGAGAATAAAGTCGCCGACTCGTTGGCCATGGCGGCAGCCGAGAGCGGAGAAGTAGAGGGCCAATTTAACCTGCTGCCAAAGGCTGTAGACCTGCACTCTTTAAGCCTGGGAAAGCTGCGAACTATGTACAAGGAGAAGCTCATAAATGTGAACAACAACACTAAG GTGATGGAAGGGAAGAGGTTAGCTCTCGCAGAATTGAATGAGAACCTCCTATCATAA
- the LOC109707943 gene encoding ADP-ribosylation factor-like, with the protein MGQAFRKLFDTFFGNKEMRVVMLGLDAAGKTTILYKLHIGEVLSTVPTIGFNVEKVQYKNVMFTVWDVGGQEKLRPLWRHYFNNTDGLIYVVDSLDRERIGKAKAEFQAIINDPFMLNSVILVFANKQDMKGAMTPMEVCEGLGLYDLRNRIWHIQGTCALKGDGLYEGLDWLATTLKELQASGRSTSVGTSSY; encoded by the exons ATGGGGCAAGCCTTTAGGAAGCTCTTCGACACCTTCTTCGGCAACAAAGAAATGAGG GTTGTCATGCTTGGGCTGGATGCTGCTGGTAAAACTACTATTCTGTACAAGCTGCACATTGGAGAAGTACTATCAACTGTTCCAACAATTG GTTTCAACGTTGAGAAAGTTCAGTATAAAAATGTGATGTTCACAGTGTGGGATGTTGGCGGGCAAGAGAAACTGAGGCCCTTGTGGAGGCATTATTTTAATAATACCGATGGCCTG ATATACGTTGTTGATTCGTTGGACAGGGAAAGAATTGGAAAGGCCAAAGCTGAGTTTCAGGCCATAATCAATGACCCATTCATGCTTAACAGTGTGATATTGGTGTTCGCGAATAAACAGGACATG AAAGGCGCGATGACCCCTATGGAAGTATGCGAGGGTCTAGGGCTTTATGACTTGAGGAACCGCATCTGGCACATCCAAGGAACTTGTGCCCTTAAAGGTGATGGTCTCTATGAGGGCTTGGACTGGCTTGCAACCACTCTGAAGGAACTTCAAGCCTCAGGCCGCTCCACCTCGGTCGGAACGTCATCTTACTGA
- the LOC109706999 gene encoding protein trichome birefringence-like: MASSKDWFHLPPFIATSFSLFFLLLLFFLIVNGRRPQLTSLLFNPTPSKNHTSSASNTYQASGSGSGSGSGSSKKRGVEGCNLFDGRWVYDESSPSYPAGSCPFVDSGFNCFRNGRRDLNYTKLRWQPTHCTAPRLEGKKMLEMLRGKRMVFVGDSLNRNMWESLLCMLRHSLQDKDRVFEASGKQDFKARSSYSFRFIDYNCSVEFSWSPFLVQPWDSKGKVKETLRLDMIDRASTRYKDADVIIFNSGHWWTHEKTSKGINYYQEGDYVHPRLSSGDAYRKAMTTWAKWVDEHIDPLRTRVFFRGYAWSHFSGGQWNSGGNCDGETVPITDDKHLAKRYLVLISILESVLAEMRTPVLYLNVTRMTDYRKDGHPSVYRVPAGRRSPETIQDCSHWCLPGVPDAWNELLYAMLLQGLR, translated from the exons ATGGCCTCTTCCAAGGACTGGTTTCACCTCCCTCCCTTCATCGCCAcctccttctccctcttcttcctcctcctcctcttcttcctcatcgTCAATGGCCGTAGACCCCAGTTGACCTCTCTCCTCTTCAACCCCACCCCTTCCAAGAACCACACCTCCTCTGCTTCTAATACTTACCAAGCATCTGGTTCTGGTTCTGGTTCTGGTTCTGGTTCAAGCAAGAAGAGAGGCGTTGAAGGGTGCAATCTCTTTGATGGGAGATGGGTCTACGACGAGTCCAGCCCCAGTTACCCCGCCGGATCGTGCCCGTTCGTCGACAGCGGATTCAACTGCTTCCGCAACGGACGGCGCGATCTCAACTACACCAAGCTGCGGTGGCAGCCCACGCATTGCACCGCGCCGAG GCTAGAAGGGAAGAAAATGCTGGAAATGTTGAGGGGGAAAAGGATGGTATTCGTCGGGGATTCGCTGAACCGCAACATGTGGGAATCACTGCTCTGCATGTTGAGGCACTCCTTGCAGGACAAAGATCGCGTGTTCGAGGCCTCCGGGAAGCAGGACTTCAAAGCCAGGAGTTCCTATTCTTTTCGATTCATC GATTATAACTGTTCGGTCGAGTTCTCCTGGTCGCCGTTCCTTGTGCAACCATGGGATTCTAAAGGAAAAGTGAAGGAGACTCTCCGACTCGATATGATCGATCGCGCATCGACAAGGTATAAAGATGCTGATGTGATAATATTCAACTCGGGGCACTGGTGGACACATGAGAAGACCTCTAAAGG AATCAACTACTATCAGGAAGGTGATTATGTGCACCCTCGACTGAGTTCAGGGGATGCCTATCGCAAGGCTATGACCACATGGGCCAAATGGGTCGACGAGCACATCGACCCGCTCCGCACGCGGGTCTTCTTCCGCGGATACGCCTGGAGTCACTTCAG TGGCGGGCAGTGGAATTCTGGAGGAAACTGTGATGGGGAGACGGTCCCGATCACCGACGACAAGCACCTAGCCAAGAGGTACCTAGTCTTAATATCCATTCTTGAGTCTGTGCTCGCGGAGATGAGGACACCCGTCCTCTACCTCAACGTGACAAGGATGACGGACTACAGGAAAGATGGGCACCCGTCAGTGTATCGGGTGCCTGCAGGACGGAGGAGCCCGGAAACCATCCAGGACTGCAGCCACTGGTGCCTACCTGGAGTCCCCGACGCATGGAATGAGCTCCTCTATGCAATGCTATTGCAAGGATTGAGATAG
- the LOC109707226 gene encoding protein NRT1/ PTR FAMILY 8.3-like isoform X1, producing MEFGDSMERGELWPLLSKDETSRDYKEEASSKSYKVTQLPHKPSDWRAPAIILGFECLDSTAFNGIATNLVVYLHTVLHGNNASNAANVTTWFGTSYFTPILGAIITDTYWGNYKTIFVSLVLYLLGRSHDSITRRGPKYVQIKIYNLGMVLITLSPFAAAATSVTNGAQILVFYSGLYLVAFGSGGLRSALLPFGADQFDDNNPLDREKKGPFFSWFYVCMVFGSITSGTIIVWIQENIDWALGFGISTLCIALALGGFLLGTPTYRLLMPSGSPLKNICQVVVASLRKINLEVPADSSLLYEANDETLHNSKQSKLAHTDELRFLDKAAIINGSDLKGSNPKNSWKVCTVTQVEELKILLRLVPIWLTSIIYAAAYTQINTTFIQQGSVMNTKINSFFVPPASLVSFETVGVVAWVLLYNKYISPIIRKQLLHGSELSQLNRMGIGRFLIIIAMAIAALVETKRLDSVRNSEVISIIWQLPQYFVLAGSEVFSFITQLEFFYSQAPDSMKSICTSFALLAISLGSYLSSLIVTIVAVTTTTGGRPGWIPDDLNDGRLDYYFWSLTALCAFNFIVYIFFARYYKLKKVISEN from the exons ATGGAGTTTGGGGATTCCATGGAGAGAGGAGAACTATGGCCTCTCCTCAGCAAG GATGAAACATCCAGGGATTACAAAGAGGAAGCATCATCTAAATCATATAAAGTGACTCAGTTACCGCACAAGCCCAGTGACTGGAGAGCGCCAGCAATCATTTTAG GATTTGAATGCTTGGATAGCACTGCTTTCAACGGAATCGCGACGAACTTGGTTGTGTATCTGCACACTGTCCTCCATGGAAACAATGCTTCAAATGCAGCCAATGTTACTACCTGGTTCGGCACAAGCTATTTCACACCAATTCTTGGAGCTATAATAACAGACACATACTGGGGCAACTACAAAACCATCTTCGTGTCCCTTGTCCTCTACTTGCTT GGACGAAGCCATGATTCAATCACGAGGAGGGGGCcaaaatatgtacaaataaaaatttataacttg GGTATGGTACTGATTACTCTTTCACcttttgctgctgctgcaactTCTGTTACAAATGGAGCTCAAATTCTTGTGTTCTATTCTGGATTGTATCTCGTGGCATTTGGGAGTGGAGGACTGAGATCGGCATTGCTTCCTTTTGGCGCGGACCAATTCGATGATAACAACCCTTTAGACAGAGAAAAGAAGGGCCCTTTCTTTAGTTGGTTTTATGTATGCATGGTCTTTGGATCGATCACTTCTGGTACTATCATAGTTTGGATTCAAGAGAACATAGATTGGGCTCTTGGTTTTGGGATTTCGACTTTATGTATAGCTCTGGCCTTAGGAGGATTCTTGCTAGGGACACCGACATATCGATTGCTGATGCCTAGCGGTAGTCCATTGAAGAATATTTGCCAGGTTGTGGTTGCCTCTTTAAGGAAAATAAACTTGGAAGTTCCCGCGGATAGTTCTCTCCTTTATGAGGCTAATGATGAGACATTGCATAATTCGAAGCAATCGAAACTAGCACATACTGACGAACTCAG GTTTTTGGATAAAGCCGCTATTATTAACGGCTCGGATTTGAAGGGAAGTAATCCTAAAAATTCATGGAAAGTTTGTACAGTAACTCAAGTTGAGGAACTAAAGATACTCCTACGATTAGTCCCTATATGGTTGACAAGCATCATCTATGCCGCAGCGTATACTCAAATCAACACCACATTTATCCAACAAGGAAGTGTGATGAACACCAAGATCAATTCCTTTTTTGTACCACCAGCCTCCTTAGTCTCTTTTGAAACAGTAGGTGTTGTGGCTTGGGTTCTTCTgtacaacaaatatatatccCCAATAATCAGAAAACAACTTCTACATGGATCAGAACTTTCTCAGTTGAATAGAATGGGGATCGGGCGATTTCTGATTATAATTGCGATGGCTATTGCTGCATTAGTGGAAACAAAGAGACTGGATAGTGTCAGAAATAGTGAAGTTATTAGTATAATATGGCAGCTTCCTCAGTATTTCGTTCTAGCTGGGTCGGAAGTTTTCAGCTTTATTACTCAGCTCGAGTTCTTCTACAGTCAAGCACCTGATTCGATGAAGAGCATATGTACGTCCTTTGCGCTCCTCGCAATTTCTCTTGGGAGTTACTTGAGCTCCCTTATTGTCACGATAGTCGCAGTTACAACTACCACAGGGGGAAGGCCTGGATGGATTCCTGACGATTTGAATGACGGGCGCCTTGATTACTACTTTTGGAGTCTCACCGCGTTATGTGCATTTAATTTCATtgtgtatatattttttgccaGATATTATAAGCTAAAGAAAGTCATTTCAGAAAACTGA
- the LOC109707226 gene encoding protein NRT1/ PTR FAMILY 8.3-like isoform X2 — protein MEFGDSMERGELWPLLSKDETSRDYKEEASSKSYKVTQLPHKPSDWRAPAIILGFECLDSTAFNGIATNLVVYLHTVLHGNNASNAANVTTWFGTSYFTPILGAIITDTYWGNYKTIFVSLVLYLLGMVLITLSPFAAAATSVTNGAQILVFYSGLYLVAFGSGGLRSALLPFGADQFDDNNPLDREKKGPFFSWFYVCMVFGSITSGTIIVWIQENIDWALGFGISTLCIALALGGFLLGTPTYRLLMPSGSPLKNICQVVVASLRKINLEVPADSSLLYEANDETLHNSKQSKLAHTDELRFLDKAAIINGSDLKGSNPKNSWKVCTVTQVEELKILLRLVPIWLTSIIYAAAYTQINTTFIQQGSVMNTKINSFFVPPASLVSFETVGVVAWVLLYNKYISPIIRKQLLHGSELSQLNRMGIGRFLIIIAMAIAALVETKRLDSVRNSEVISIIWQLPQYFVLAGSEVFSFITQLEFFYSQAPDSMKSICTSFALLAISLGSYLSSLIVTIVAVTTTTGGRPGWIPDDLNDGRLDYYFWSLTALCAFNFIVYIFFARYYKLKKVISEN, from the exons ATGGAGTTTGGGGATTCCATGGAGAGAGGAGAACTATGGCCTCTCCTCAGCAAG GATGAAACATCCAGGGATTACAAAGAGGAAGCATCATCTAAATCATATAAAGTGACTCAGTTACCGCACAAGCCCAGTGACTGGAGAGCGCCAGCAATCATTTTAG GATTTGAATGCTTGGATAGCACTGCTTTCAACGGAATCGCGACGAACTTGGTTGTGTATCTGCACACTGTCCTCCATGGAAACAATGCTTCAAATGCAGCCAATGTTACTACCTGGTTCGGCACAAGCTATTTCACACCAATTCTTGGAGCTATAATAACAGACACATACTGGGGCAACTACAAAACCATCTTCGTGTCCCTTGTCCTCTACTTGCTT GGTATGGTACTGATTACTCTTTCACcttttgctgctgctgcaactTCTGTTACAAATGGAGCTCAAATTCTTGTGTTCTATTCTGGATTGTATCTCGTGGCATTTGGGAGTGGAGGACTGAGATCGGCATTGCTTCCTTTTGGCGCGGACCAATTCGATGATAACAACCCTTTAGACAGAGAAAAGAAGGGCCCTTTCTTTAGTTGGTTTTATGTATGCATGGTCTTTGGATCGATCACTTCTGGTACTATCATAGTTTGGATTCAAGAGAACATAGATTGGGCTCTTGGTTTTGGGATTTCGACTTTATGTATAGCTCTGGCCTTAGGAGGATTCTTGCTAGGGACACCGACATATCGATTGCTGATGCCTAGCGGTAGTCCATTGAAGAATATTTGCCAGGTTGTGGTTGCCTCTTTAAGGAAAATAAACTTGGAAGTTCCCGCGGATAGTTCTCTCCTTTATGAGGCTAATGATGAGACATTGCATAATTCGAAGCAATCGAAACTAGCACATACTGACGAACTCAG GTTTTTGGATAAAGCCGCTATTATTAACGGCTCGGATTTGAAGGGAAGTAATCCTAAAAATTCATGGAAAGTTTGTACAGTAACTCAAGTTGAGGAACTAAAGATACTCCTACGATTAGTCCCTATATGGTTGACAAGCATCATCTATGCCGCAGCGTATACTCAAATCAACACCACATTTATCCAACAAGGAAGTGTGATGAACACCAAGATCAATTCCTTTTTTGTACCACCAGCCTCCTTAGTCTCTTTTGAAACAGTAGGTGTTGTGGCTTGGGTTCTTCTgtacaacaaatatatatccCCAATAATCAGAAAACAACTTCTACATGGATCAGAACTTTCTCAGTTGAATAGAATGGGGATCGGGCGATTTCTGATTATAATTGCGATGGCTATTGCTGCATTAGTGGAAACAAAGAGACTGGATAGTGTCAGAAATAGTGAAGTTATTAGTATAATATGGCAGCTTCCTCAGTATTTCGTTCTAGCTGGGTCGGAAGTTTTCAGCTTTATTACTCAGCTCGAGTTCTTCTACAGTCAAGCACCTGATTCGATGAAGAGCATATGTACGTCCTTTGCGCTCCTCGCAATTTCTCTTGGGAGTTACTTGAGCTCCCTTATTGTCACGATAGTCGCAGTTACAACTACCACAGGGGGAAGGCCTGGATGGATTCCTGACGATTTGAATGACGGGCGCCTTGATTACTACTTTTGGAGTCTCACCGCGTTATGTGCATTTAATTTCATtgtgtatatattttttgccaGATATTATAAGCTAAAGAAAGTCATTTCAGAAAACTGA
- the LOC109707034 gene encoding protein NRT1/ PTR FAMILY 8.3-like — translation MEVEAEADAAAAAEEDAKPLLSHEEHNDRIMEEFGGGSSSYYKDFDWRAPAIVLGFVSLESLGFSGIATNLVIYLSRILCENNASIATSITAWTGTSYFTPFIGAVLADSYFGSYRMIFFSSLIYLAGMSVITLSALLPSLKPLSSNGYSCTSAIEAQKLLFYSGLYLIAFGSGGVKSSLLPFGASQFDDENPTERLKKESFFNWFYFCINVGTLISSTLIVWIQEDVSWAVGYGLSTLCIAAALGCFLVGRAIYKLREPGGSPLKRILQVIVASFRKANLKAPVDAASLYEVPDEISNIQGKQTLPHTEDYKFLDKAAIISDSDSEDGLNVSSWRLCTITQVEELKLLLRLFPIWLTSIVYSVAYAQMYTTFVEQGRAMDTKVGSFSVPPASLYAFEVVSVMLWVLLCNTLIADILRNYSCRLSHLRRIGVGYFLMILALAIAATVEGNRLKGVENGNRISILWQLPQYFVLGGSEVFSYIAQLALFYEQGPGTMRSMCTAISLLAVSLGNYLSSVVIMVVRFATKTGGGPGWIPDNLDEGHLDYFFWWLAGVCAVNFISYLACARRFNLKEVIE, via the exons atggaagtagaagcagaagcagatgcagccgcagccgcagaaGAAGACGCTAAGCCCTTACTATCTCACGAG GAACATAATGACCGTATCATGGAGGAATTCGGAGGAGGATCCTCATCATATTACAAAGATTTTGATTGGCGAGCACCTGCCATTGTATTGG GATTTGTGTCCTTGGAAAGCCTGGGTTTCTCTGGTATTGCAACAAACCTAGTAATATATCTTAGTCGCATCCTTTGTGAAAACAATGCCTCGATTGCAACGAGTATCACTGCTTGGACCGGAACAAGCTATTTTACCCCTTTCATTGGAGCAGTTCTTGCTGACTCATATTTCGGAAGTTACCGGATGATCTTCTTCTCTTCGTTGATTTATCTTGCG GGAATGAGTGTTATCACACTGTCCGCCTTATTGCCATCGTTGAAGCCTCTTTCAAGCAATGGATATTCATGTACCTCCGCTATCGAGGCTCAAAAGCTCCTTTTCTACTCCGGCTTATACCTTATAGCTTTTGGCAGTGGTGGAGTCAAGTCGTCATTACTCCCGTTTGGCGCCAGCCAATTTGATGATGAGAATCCTACTGAGAGACTAAAGAAGGAATCCTTCTTTAATTGGTTCTATTTCTGCATCAATGTTGGCACCCTAATATCGAGTACTCTAATAGTTTGGATTCAAGAGGATGTGAGTTGGGCTGTCGGATATGGCCTCTCCACTCTTTGCATTGCTGCAGCTTTAGGATGTTTTCTTGTAGGAAGAGCTATTTATAAGCTAAGAGAGCCAGGAGGGAGCCCACTGAAGAGAATTCTTCAAGTTATTGTTGCCTCTTTTCGAAAAGCCAATCTAAAAGCTCCTGTTGATGCTGCTTCCCTGTATGAGGTGCCGGATGAAATTTCAAACATTCAGGGAAAGCAAACATTACCACATACAGAGGATTACAA GTTCTTGGATAAAGCTGCAATAATATCGGATTCAGATTCTGAGGATGGTCTTAATGTTAGTTCTTGGAGATTATGTACAATTACTCAAGTGGAAGAATTGAAGCTGCTTCTAAGGCTATTCCCAATCTGGTTAACTAGCATCGTCTACTCAGTCGCTTACGCCCAAATGTATACAACCTTCGTCGAGCAAGGAAGAGCAATGGATACGAAGGTAGGATCCTTCTCCGTCCCTCCTGCCTCACTCTATGCTTTCGAAGTTGTAAGTGTCATGTTATGGGTTTTGCTCTGCAACACATTGATTGCTGATATATTGAGAAATTATTCCTGTCGACTATCTCATTTGAGAAGAATCGGTGTTGGGTATTTTCTGATGATATTAGCTTTGGCAATCGCTGCAACCGTAGAAGGGAATCGACTAAAGGGGGTCGAGAACGGAAATCGAATAAGTATTTTGTGGCAACTTCCTCAATACTTTGTTCTCGGCGGGTCAGAGGTGTTTAGTTATATTGCACAGCTCGCGTTGTTCTATGAGCAGGGTCCTGGTACTATGCGGAGCATGTGCACAGCTATATCCTTGCTCGCAGTTTCCCTGGGGAATTACTTGAGCTCTGTTGTAATTATGGTTGTCAGATTCGCGACGAAGACTGGCGGAGGGCCGGGATGGATCCCGGATAACTTGGATGAGGGCCATCTTGATTATTTCTTCTGGTGGTTGGCGGGAGTTTGCGCGGTGAATTTCATCTCTTATCTTGCTTGTGCTCGCAGATTTAATCTGAAGGAAGTGATCGAATGA